The Vigna unguiculata cultivar IT97K-499-35 chromosome 6, ASM411807v1, whole genome shotgun sequence genome contains a region encoding:
- the LOC114189056 gene encoding linamarin synthase 1-like, giving the protein MASLHTRKPHAVCVPYPAQGHISPLMQLAKLLHCQGFHVTFVNTEFNHNRFVKSHGAHFVKGLPDFTFETIPDGLPPSDKDATQNLPQLNLSLRKNCYAPFKDLVMKLNSSHHVPPISCIIADGLMGFAAKVARDLGIPDVQFWTASACGLVGYLQFDELVKRGIIPFKDDNFENDGTLEKSLKWISGPEDIRLKDIPSFIRVTTLDDILFDFLNVETKNCLRSSSIIINTFEDLEEKALEYLKAKNPNIYNFGPLHLLSRPFPEKENGFMSSGSSLWKNDSQCLSWLDKWEPNSVIYVNYGSITVMTEHHLKEFAWGLANSKLPFLWITRPDLVMGGSVVLPQEFFDEIKDRGFITHWCIQEQVLSHPSVGVFLTHCGWNSTLESISAGVPMICWPFFAEQLTNCRYICTSWGIGMEINHDVKREEVSKLAKEMMKGEKGMEMRQNCLQLKKKAARAIQVGGSSYSDLYKFVKDVLHHSTVL; this is encoded by the exons ATGGCCTCACTTCATACCCGAAAGCCTCACGCTGTGTGTGTACCATACCCAGCACAGGGACACATAAGCCCCTTGATGCAATTAGCCAAACTCCTTCATTGCCAGGGTTTCCACGTAACCTTTGTGAACACTGAGTTCAACCACAACCGTTTTGTTAAGTCCCATGGAGCACACTTTGTAAAGGGTCTCCCAGATTTCACATTTGAGACCATACCCGATGGTCTGCCACCTTCAGACAAGGATGCAACGCAGAATCTTCCTCAACTCAATCTTTCACTTAGGAAAAACTGTTATGCTCCATTCAAAGACTTGGTGATGAAGCTCAACTCTTCACATCATGTGCCTCCGATTAGTTGCATAATTGCTGATGGGCTCATGGGCTTTGCTGCAAAAGTTGCAAGGGATTTGGGCATACCAGATGTTCAATTCTGGACAGCATCAGCTTGTGGCTTAGTGGGGTATTTGCAATTTGATGAACTCGTGAAAAGAGGCATTATTCCATTCAAAG ATGATAATTTTGAGAATGATGGAACCTTGGAGAAAAGTTTAAAATGGATCTCAGGACCGGAAGATATAAGACTAAAAGACATTCCAAGCTTTATTAGAGTCACTACTCTAGatgatattttgtttgatttcttGAATGTTGAAACAAAAAATTGCTTAAGATCATCTTCAATCATTATTAACACATTTGAAGACTTGGAGGAAAAAGCCCTAGAATATCTTAAGGCCAAAAACCCAAACATATACAACTTTGGTCCACTTCACTTGCTTAGTAGGCCTTTTCCAGAGAAAGAAAATGGTTTCATGTCAAGTGGGTCAAGTTTATGGAAAAATGACTCACAGTGCTTATCATGGTTAGACAAATGGGAACCAAACTCAGTCATATATGTTAACTATGGAAGTATAACAGTAATGACAGAGCATCACCTGAAAGAGTTTGCATGGGGACTTGCAAATAGCAAGCTACCTTTCTTATGGATAACTAGGCCAGATTTAGTGATGGGTGGATCTGTAGTTTTGCCACAAGAGTTTTTTGATGAGATCAAAGATAGGGGATTCATAACACATTGGTGCATTCAAGAGCAAGTGCTTTCTCATCCATCTGTTGGGGTTTTTCTAACCCATTGTGGCTGGAATTCTACTCTTGAAAGCATATCTGCTGGTGTGCCTATGATTTGTTGGCCTTTTTTCGCCGAACAACTCACAAATTGTAGGTATATATGCACAAGTTGGGGCATAGGGATGGAAATTAATCACGATGTAAAGAGAGAAGAGGTATCAAAGCTTGCCAAGGAAATGATGAAGGGAGAAAAAGGAATGGAAATGAGACAAAACTGCTTACAGTTGAAGAAAAAAGCAGCAAGAGCTATACAAGTTGGAGGATCATCGTACAGTGATTTGTATAAGTTTGTAAAGGATGTTCTTCACCACAGTACTGTTCTTTGA